The Pyrus communis chromosome 5, drPyrComm1.1, whole genome shotgun sequence region atacccctgcaaagatggatgtaccaaatgtacgacgaACTTCCCTCCTGGAGGACCGGGGAGCCAATCTTAGTGATATATGTACATTAGCGGCTAACTAATCATCTGCCCCTACACAAAAGCGTGGTAGACCCcatggttcaaaggattcacacacccggaaaaaaaaatccacgaCACAAGGTCCCGAAGAGCCTACTGTGAATCCGACTATCTCTTACttattctatccaactcatgaggaaattctagattatggaagcgtccttgaagagatgaatcctcttcccgagaatcgtgagatttcggtctattatgctagcttagatgatgtgtggcGTAGAAATAAAATGATTGTCAAAGATGCATTAacatatgcagtagctactgagaacatgttgagcgatgacattgaaccgtGTTCCGTTAATGAATGTtgacgtagaactgattggttaAACTGAAACAAGCgatccaagtcgaactcgaaacgtaaggtgtttggacctgtagctcaTACACTTCCACATGTGAAGCTTGTTGGCTATAAGTGGGTTTTTGTTcagaagcgtaatgagaagaactaAATTGTttgttacaaagctcgtcttgttgcacaaggcttctcacaacgtTCCAAgattgactatgatgaaacttatTTATCCATTATGGAAGTGATTACTTTtcactaccttatcagtttggtagtttccgaaaaactgagtATACAGCTAATGGATGTAGTAACTGCATAGCTCTATAAGGATCTTGATatggaaatttatatgaaagttcctaaaggacttacattgattgATTCAAATATTTCCGAACCCCGGAACACGCTCTTAATGTGGTAGAGGcgttcactctacggtttgaagcaatccAGAAGAATATGGTATAACCttttgagtgagtatttgactagtcagggatatgtgaacaacgaactatgcctttgcgtgttcattaagaagtcacattccggattTGTGATTGTtacagtatatgtcgatgacataaGCCTTATCGGAACTTTTGAAGAGCTCGCAAGAATTGCCGTACACCTgaagtcagaatttgagatgaaaaatcTAGGTAAGACTCGATACTGTTTtggtctcgagatagagcacTGTTCGGATGGAattttagtacatcaatcgaactacacccataAGGTGTTACGCCACTTTAATGAGAATAAAGTGAAGCCTTCAAGTACTCATATGGTCATTCGAttgctagatgcaaaacgagattcCTTTTGTCcaaatgaggatgatgaagagatttgggagcctgaagttccttatctaaatGCGATAGGctctttattgtacttagctcaatgcactagatccgacatctccttcattgttaatcttttggcaagatacaataATGCATCAACATGCAGACACTGGACTGGCGTGAAAGACATCTTCCGTTAGCTTAAGGTTACTACGAATTTGGCCTTGTTTTATCCCTATGGATCTTCGAGTGATGCCGTACCCCCTGCTTCTCGAGTCAAttcttgccttgttggttatgccgacgcAGGATACTTGTCTAATTCGCATAAGGCACGTTCTCaaatgggttatgtctttaccgttggaggcactgcaatctcttggaggttaactaaacagaccttagttgccattTTGTCTAAAgatgctgaaattctcgccttacatgaagcaactcgagaatgcttttggttgagagcaatAGTGGGCTATATTTGAAGCTCCTACGATCTTTATCTCGCCGTAAATGTCcctacgacgatctttgaagacaatgtagCATGCATCGAATAACTCAAGAAGGGTTATATCAAAAGAGACAACATTAAGCAAATTGCACCGAAGTTCTTtttttcacatcaacaacaaaagcATCAGAAGGTTGAAGTTATgcaaatccattcacaagacaatatggccgacctcttcaccaaatcactgtcGAAGACgatgtttcagaagcttgttcatggaattggtatgcgtaaactttctgagttgtaacattgctatttctctttgaaattgtgtcaaactcaggggaagTATCCTGGaaatacttgcttgatcttaatgtactctttttccttacgATTAGGTGtattttcccattgggttttttgctacctaactaggttttaatgaggcacccaccttgggctAGTCATGTCCCTAATGACGTCTTGTAgacgtttcttttgactttgcatttctcacacatttttccttagactatggattttgtcccttcttgggtttttgccatagccttagggtttttttagtGACACTTACTTACTTATGCAAGtccctaccttattgagaataagcgttGTTCCTTAGAATTAGTGTCATGAGTTGACTTCCTCAAGTTTTGCATGATGCTAAATCTatcttgagtatttacacactcaagggggagtgttgtaaactttcctagtttaagtgtgattgtgtaaatcctagattagatttgattttagTTATCTTTTCCTATTACAACCTGTATTCCTTAGGGATGAAGGaatttcttctttccttttactacaataaataaaggcactatctaggagggataacacacacattcccctacaattctacaaacacatctctctcaatctcttctCTTTGCCGCTGGCCCTCTTACCTTTGttagataaaataggctacaacattgtttttattttaatttttaattttttatattcaatGATATAGTTAATTCCATTAGGggtgatttaaaaaattaatatcgaACTTGATATTTACGAGATTCAAATATAAGACTTTTCACGTACAAGTAATGAGAATTACtattaaaccgtagtactaaatgataaaaagaagttttcattttaaaatattcTTGTTTACTGTTAAATGGAAACACTTTTTTATTAAGTTATTTTTTAACATCTTAACGGGCAATCAACAGTTAATTAAGCCAGAAAATAATATATTGCCCATAAATAGTTATTATGGCTTAGATTCATAATCATAAGCAGCTTTTGTTACAATACAACAAACAACATTTACAATTTGACATGGTAGCTACGACTAAATAGTAGTAACAAACTGAGTTAAAATATGAAGATATAATAAAATTCTTCGACATTTTTATCCGACTTCCATCGTGTCCACATTTTTCTTCTACATGCATTGCGTATAGTGAAACATTGAGCAATCACTGCTCAATTTTCTTAGATACATGTCAGTTAAGCCATAGATTGATCAATTCCATTACTGAGAGAAGTATCGTCAGCCACAACCACCCTTCTCTCCACATTTTTGTAAGTATAACCCCTAGCCAACAACCCGTAAACACACAAATTCAAACCATTCATGGCTGCCAAAAGCCAGTAGAAATTATCCAAACGGCTTGAGTTCAAGTCCTTCCCAAACCAGCTATTCCCACCCTTTCCTGTGACGTGATCCACAACAATAATCAGAAAGCTGCTTATGAAGCTCCCAACCGCAATCACACTCAGATAAAAAGCAATCCCCAAGCTTCTCATTGAGTCAGGAACTTGGTCGTAGAAATACTCTTGTAACCCTACCAGAGTGAATCCATCTCCAAACCCTAGAATTATGTACTGGGGAGCCAACCAGAACACACTCATAGATTGCGGCCGATCAGCTTTTAGTCTTTTTGTTTCAACTAATGCTGCAGCTGACATTGCTACAACTGAAAAAATCATGCCAATTCCAATCCTTGTGAGAATGTTAATCCCCCTTTCGTTGCCGGTCGCTTTCCTTAGAATCGGAACAAGAATCTTGTCATAGACTGTGACGGAGATAAGCATTGCAATGGCCCCAAGAGAATAGATTGAGGCTGGTGGGATTTTGAAGTTGTCAGTGATATGCAGGTCCATTATTGCAGCTTGTTTGACAAAGAATGTTGAGGCTTGTGCTACACATAGTCCAAATGTTAAAGAGGTTAGCCATATGGGGATCATGTTTAAAATAAGCTTCACCTCTTCCACCCTTGTCAGTGTTGTCAATCTCCAAGGATTGTGTTTCTGGTCCCAAGATGTGTTCTCGTTCTCTTCGATGATTGCTGCCTTGTCTAGAAACCTACATATAAAAGCTAATTAGTGCCAAGGTTCACTTTGGACCGTATTTAATAATGAAATTTGCTGACAGAATCTTAGACAGAGATGAAGGAAGGTCGACTTCCATCTGAGACGTGCCAACAATGTGCCCAATAATATTGATGACTTTGTTGACCACGTCTTTAATAGAGATGAACTCCGGCCCTGCCTCTGTTCGAGATGTGGTCGCCAATGTGGTATGTCTGAAATAGTTTTATTCAAATAAAGTGTAATTAGATAATGAAGGCTTATGCTTTACTTACCTAAGCCTATTTGTATGAAGTAGAAGCCTTCCTTGGGATTGCTTATGGGACTCGGGAACTTCAAATAGCAAAGCGGGGTTTGAAGGATtgggtaattttctttttcttatagcTGCAACCAAAACCTGTAACATGGGGACCAAAGGGCTTCCTTCTGGGATTCTATACCTATAAAAAGCCTTCCCCATATAGAAGGTCACAATTGTAAAAGCCATGGTGATTGTTAGCACAAGATCAGCCACACCCCAACTCACATAGTCTTGAACATAGACAATTGCAGTCACACCAAGAAACAATCCACAACAAAGTGCAAAGTTCCACCAATTGAAGTAGgacatttttttctttcgttcTTCCGTGTGATCGTCGTCAAATTGATCTGCTCCAAAGCTTTGAAGACATGGCTTGTGCCCTCCAGTTCCAACTGAGATGAAGTACAAGGCAATGAAAAGCACCACTTCATGAAGTTTTCGAGGCTGTTGGCACATCTTTGTACTGCAGGGTTTTAGACTTGGGATAAACTGGGACATTGTCAGGATACTTAGGCCCTGGTGATTTGTAGGAGTTAGTCCTATATTTATGAATGTGATAATCAAATGTCAATTAGCGAGAATAACTACCCCACAACGGTGATGTGATTTAGTATCCCAAATTGACCACGCACCACTACTTGAAGAAATTAAAACACATGGTAGCTCGTCATTAACTAAGGGTAC contains the following coding sequences:
- the LOC137735217 gene encoding protein NRT1/ PTR FAMILY 5.6-like; amino-acid sequence: MEQEMEKRKRASSTASSEANTIRDEDNWVHDSSVDHKGRVPLRASTGVWKASLFIMTIEFSERLSYFGIATNLITYLTQLLHQDIKTAAKNVNFWAGVTTIMPLIGGFLADAYAGRFSMVLFSSLIYLMGLSILTMSQFIPSLKPCSTKMCQQPRKLHEVVLFIALYFISVGTGGHKPCLQSFGADQFDDDHTEERKKKMSYFNWWNFALCCGLFLGVTAIVYVQDYVSWGVADLVLTITMAFTIVTFYMGKAFYRYRIPEGSPLVPMLQVLVAAIRKRKLPNPSNPALLFEVPESHKQSQGRLLLHTNRLRFLDKAAIIEENENTSWDQKHNPWRLTTLTRVEEVKLILNMIPIWLTSLTFGLCVAQASTFFVKQAAIMDLHITDNFKIPPASIYSLGAIAMLISVTVYDKILVPILRKATGNERGINILTRIGIGMIFSVVAMSAAALVETKRLKADRPQSMSVFWLAPQYIILGFGDGFTLVGLQEYFYDQVPDSMRSLGIAFYLSVIAVGSFISSFLIIVVDHVTGKGGNSWFGKDLNSSRLDNFYWLLAAMNGLNLCVYGLLARGYTYKNVERRVVVADDTSLSNGIDQSMA